A stretch of DNA from Salvelinus sp. IW2-2015 linkage group LG20, ASM291031v2, whole genome shotgun sequence:
CACAGAGGTTATACTCGTAGTACACATGGTTATTTTCGAGGTTTTGAACCTCCAGATATTTAGCACTCAGCATAGCATTCACATACATTTGGGCCTGTGCAACTAGTCATATGCCTTGTTCAGTTCTTGCATCACATTACATGTTCTAGTGAATAGCACTGCAAAACAATATTTGTCAATGGTCTCAAAAAAAAGCTGTctggttgtttgtgtttctttgcTCTAATGCTCCCCAAAAATGTAGCACAATAAATGTACATTTGAGACTTGTTTTCAATGTTCTTGTTCTATTTGGCTCTGGGATATGCTACTGACAGGGGAAAGTGGAGGTTGGGCAACGTTAGCTCTACAGTCTGACCAGTGCAATTTTGGGAGGAAACTCACACAGGACTGCATAcatgcttcacacacacactacacgggAGGTGAGGGGCTGATACCACACTGCCCACTGACACCTTTCctcacacagtcaacacacacacatctatacccCGTTCACTAGTGAATGATACTCTATAAATTGTAATATTGTGGGTGCAGGATACCtttgttcttttttttactgGCGAGGTAACACAGTATCAAATAAAATAGCATTTTGAATTGTACGTAGTGGTTAACTAATTGTAACAGATTGAAAGAAGCTGTAGCAATTATTCACAACAGATATCTTAAAATGTACAGTTGTTTATTGAGACCAAAGAGTACGCTATCAAATCCACTGAACTAAATTAACTCTTAAGAAATCGTAAGATGTCTCTTAAAAGATGAGCTAAGTACCTGTTATTTAGCATAGATTATTACTTTTAGATGTTtgtgcaatacatttttttacacacTCACATGATAACTGATATGTGGTCATGACACCGTAACCTAGTGCTGAACCATAATAACAGAGTATGGAACTCCTCCTCAAAACCTTCAAAACTCGACCTCAGCTGAACCCTGTTTCCTTGCCAACTCCATTTATAAATTCCAAATGGATCCCTAGCACCTACACCCTAGCCACTCCTGTGGATCTAGGCGGACTGGGTCAATATACCGTACGTGTTACAGTAAAAGCTTCATCTTGCCTTCTGATTGGCTAGGTAGAAATGTCagccatattgctttcacctatcccAATCCTCTCAGGTCTGCAGTTGTAGGGACTAGGGAGGGAGTTGAGGCTAGTAGTGTTGGGGTTAATTCCACTAATTAAATTCCCTCTCCCTGTAAATTCCAATAAATACAATTCAAATTCCAGGTCAGTCTTTGAATCCAGAGATAATTCAATTCATAATTCAATAGTATCCCCAAAAATTACAAATTGAAATGATTCAACACAAATCCTGCAGTCCATTTTTTATACTAAGTGCATTAGTTCCATCAACTAATAAATATTAAATTACAATTCCATaatattccccccccccaaaaatgtcaaattgaaTTCAACAAATTCTCCATTTCATAGTGAATTCAAGAATTTAATTGGAATTTTAAATTAAAttggaattgagcccaaccctggggGCTAAGGTTCGATTTGGAAGTCAACACATGTCCCACACGGACCTCTCCCAACCCAGTGCCCCAGTCATAGGGTTTTTGCCCCCCAGACTAAAGGGACATGAAacctttcaacaacaaaaaatcccaaTTTCCTGTTTCAACACAAATTTTTCCCTCATACGCATGATTCCCTTCACGATCCTAACTTCCTTCCATGGTGTCTGCCCTGGAAACAATGACGTCCTGGGCCTGTTCTATTAGCTAATCTgaagggagggcagaggagggagGGCCTAGCAAGGTAGCAGGTTGACCAACATGCAaacaaaatgtttcctttcaCTAATTGTATGAGACCTAGGTCCAAAATAAAGTGTTTTTCCACCTGCCATTGTTTAAAAGCGTTCACCAGACTGGTGAACTAGTTCCAATTGCATGGACTACTCAGAAACATACACATAGAGACCAGATGACAATTCTCTGGAACCCAATTCTCTTGGGACACATCTGTGTTGAGGTCAGTCAGGTTTCtaaaacctattccctatatagtccactacttttgaccagagccctatataggtAAGGAATAGGGGGCCCTGCACCCCTCACTTCTGCCCTCTCCTGGTCACCTGAGGAACTGATGACACTGATCAGGAGCTAAATCTCTATTAAACATGTAAACATGACATCACATGGGATCTTTATTGCGAATAACACTTATCTCTAGCCTGTGAGATTGATGGGAGGCATGCAGCACAGGGCTATGGGTATTGATGCTTGACCACTAAACAATTTAGATTATTTTCTTCCTTTTTCCACTCACTACTCCCCTTGtactcctttctccctctttcaaGTCTGCTGTTCTTAAGTGTCGGCCAGCTATTGACTTTAAAATCCCTTTTGAATCAGCTATCCTTGGTCCTACTGACAATTTGCCTCACCCCTCAAACTCCATGCACCTTCATTGATACTAGACTAGAACTGGATTCAGTTCACAACATAGCCTGCAAGGTACGAGGGAGACCCTATCCAGTCATCTATCCATCGCATCCTATACCATCTACACTTTTAAAATGTGTGCGATGTCCTATACATCTGTAAATGTATATCTGTGAGCAAGTGTGTCAGTGCGCACCTTACGCATGCCAACTGAAATACCTAAATGCGAGTGTGTTTGCATGTTCGGCAAGCTTTTATGTGTACAAAAGAACTACAAACGCGCACAGGCGCTCGCTGACACATCAGTATACCTATATATAATATAGTCATGTATAGATATTTCAATTTCTTACTCTACTCTAGTAGACTTACAAGCTAACTATGTCCACTGAACTTACTGAAAATATCCTCTACATGGTGTGTAACTATTATGGTACTTACGGTATTAGTCTTTCTCCttgtgcagggtttcccaaagtcgGTCCCAGGGTCCCctctgggtgcacattttggtttttgcaccagcactacacagctgaagcttgatgatgagttggttatttgaatcagctgcgtagtgctagggcaaaaaacaaaatgtgcacccaacTTGACTGATGTAGTGGCTAAAATATTAAAGAAGCCAAGTTAATGCACTGTTGCTACAAGCTGGAAGACGACCCTTATTATATTATGCTGGAAGATGATTGTGTGTGAACGTAAACCCAAATGGGAAGGCAAATCAAAAAGGGTGAAAGGAAATTGAGGCGTGACACTTGTACGGTGCTTTCCCCCCCAAGAATGACTGGAAAATAAACGACCGGTACTCGCCTGAAAAAGTATGATTTTCTTTTCAACATTAGAATTTGGCAGCATACAGAGACGTGTACATTCTCACGGCTGAAGGGACTGGCTTTGCGTCAGAACCAGTGTTCagaacacaaaaatacacacacacaaacataaaaaagAAGCACAAATGTACTATAAATGTACCATACTGCTGGTCAGTGTGTGTCTGGATTATAAGAGAGTCAAAATCaaaaaaacaaatccaaaaaatctgaggctggtaaaaaataataaaaacatgaaaaAGCAGCTTTTCCAAATCACAAAAGAATGCATAAAGTGATCCTTGCACTTTAGTTTTTTGTTCTTGCTGACAGACTTGGTGCTTGTATGCCAGACCTCCTGCACCAATGTAAGACTTGAGTTGTTGTGAGTGATATTGACTCCCGATCTGAGGGgaaagaggtacagagagagacggagagaggaagagtagtggagggatggagaagaaaAATTTCACATGAACAAtgtattatatacagtgcattcagaaagtattcagaccccttcactttatccacattttgttacgttacagccttattctaaaattgataaaatagtactttttttctcaatctacacacaataccccataatgacaaagcaaaaaccatattgttgaaatttttgctaatttattacaaataaaaaactgaaatataacatttacataagtattcagaccctttaaatacttcgttgaagcacctttggcagcgattactgccttgattcttcttcggtatgacgctacaagcttggcacacctgtattttgggagtttatcccattcttttctgcagatcctctcaagctctgtcaggttgaatggggagcgtagctgcagagctattttcaggtctctccagagcggtttgatcgggtttaagtcatgtcctgtcccagtctgaggtccatgcttcaccatagggatggtgccaggtttcctccagatgtaatgcttggcattctggccaaagagttcaatcttggcttcatcagaccagagaatcttgttcctcatggtctgagagtctttaggtaccttttggcaaactccaagtgggctgacaTGTGCCtattactgaagagtggcttccgtcttgccactctaccataaaggcctgatcggtggagtgctgcagaaatggttgtccttctggaaggttctcccatctccagaggaactgtccaatcaattgaatttaccacaggtggactccaatcaagttgtagtttttatttatttgcaaacatttctaacctgtttttgctttgtcattatggggtattgtgtgtagattgctgatgattttttatttacacttttttacgttacagtcttattctaaaaagtattaatatttttttgctcatcatccatctacacaaaatatctcataatgacaaagataaaactgttttttagaaatgtttgcaaaaaaaataaaaataaagtacagaaataccttatttacagtattTGGACCCTTTgatttgagactcgaaattgagctcaggtgcatcctgtttccattgatcatccttgagatgtttctacaacttgattggagtccacctgtggtaaatttaattgattggacatgatttggaaaggcacacacctgtccatataaggtcccacagttgacagtgcatgtcagagcaaaaaccaagccatgaggttgaaggaaccatttctgcagcactccaccaatcaggcctttatggtagagtggccagacggaagccactcctcagtaaaaggcacatgacagcccacttggagtttgcctaaaggcacctaaagactctcagaccatgagaaacaatattctctggtctgatgaaacagagattgaactctttggcctgaatgccaaagtcacatctggaggaaacctcacACAATCTCTACGGTGAAGGGCGAAGGTTGActttccaacaggaaaacaactttaagcacatagccaagacaacgcaggagtggcttcgggacaagtctctgaatgtccttgagtggcccagccagagcccagacttgaacccgatcgaacatctctggagagacctgaaaatagctatgcagtgactctccccatccaacctgacagagcttgagaggatctgcagagaagaacaggtgtgccaagcttgtaacgtcatacccaagaagactcgaggctgtaatcactgccaaaggtgcttcaacaaagtactgagaaaagggtctgaatagttatgtaaatgtgatatatatgtatatattttttttaaacctgtttttgctttgtcattatgaggtattgtgtgtagattgatgagggggaaaaaaacaatttcataaattttagaacaaggctgtaacgtaacaaaatgtgaaaaaaagtcaaggggcttgaatactttccgaatgcaatgtgtATATATACCACACACAGTATATGTAATTTACAAAGAAAATATCACATTTGTCTTTTCAAATCATTTTCCAAAAGCAAATGTAACAATAACTCAAAATTAGAGTTCtcataataaaacaattatacaAAATCTAAGCACTTACGCATCAAAGCATCGACCCTTAACTCTCCTAACCATAGACTGGGATAACATTGGGTTATGGGAACAGTAACTTACATGAGTGTGGTCCAGTGGGGTCTACCAGTGAGGAGGCACATAGCTATACCCAGGCGTCCCCTGGGGCCGGTACGTTGGCAGGGTGACCGGATGCCCACCGATGTGCTGAGTGGCATGCTGAGGCGTGGTCAGCAGAGTacctgggcagagagggtcaaTCAGACATACAGAGGTCACCATGGGAACATGGGCAGATAGTTGTCATCATTAAGGAAACACGCTGGTTGCCGAATATTGTTATAAATTTGTTATAAACACAGAGCCTTCACTCCAAACAGAAACATGACTGCAAATAATAGTGAGAACAATTTTTTTGAGTTGTTTATAGAGTTGAAAATTCAAGTACCTTTCCCAAAATtcacaggttttccagaaatcttgGTTGTAGGATTTCCTAGTTATTACCTCCTGATTCCACAAATATTCCAattgggatttctggaaaatctgggaattttgcaaccctagtagtTGAGTGTTGACTTCTTACCAGCAGACATGGCCATGGTTGTGCCGGCTACCATGCCCATGGCCATATGGCCGTTGGAGCGGGGTTGTTGGACGGGGGCAGGGTAGAGGGCAGAGGGGATGCTGTTGGGCTGCACCACTGTTGTGTGGTGGATAACGTGAGGCTGAGCCGCATACATCGGCTGTGTGTAGTACGCaccctgagagaaagagaagagaagatagaAGTGGTTTTTGGAATATTGCCTTGGCAATATTCAATATTGAAGAAtgtatgtcatgccaataaagcatctTGAACTGAtctgaggtagggagagagggagcgaggggagagagagaaggaaagggagggagataaTACAATAAAGGAGCGAAAGAGGGCAAGCGAGagggtgggcagagagagaggatagggaggaagagaaagaagtgAGAGAAAAGGAACAAAAGGAGAATTGGCCTTTCTTACTTTTATAGCACAGATAATTTTACTCAGCAAGCTAGCTGTCTACTAACAATCCAAAAACAAGTACATGGAGCTAATCAATCACGTCTTATAGAGGCAGGTAGGCGATATTAACAGACAAAACAACCCCAGTGAGTAGAGCCCATGTCAGGTCCTTACCTGAGCGTAGAGGTTCTGTTGGGGATAGGCACTTCTGATTGGGTACATGGCCGTCTGGTAGGGGTTAGGGGATGGGGAGTAGGGAGGGGGCGCCCCATTGGACTGGCCAGGGGGCACCTTGTAGGGTGTCCCAGCAGTGTATCCTAGAtgtgagagaaagcgagagaggggggaggggggggtcaaagaatgtggagaaaaaaacatgaataagagagagataaggaggggGAAGGGAAAGATTCAGAAGGAGAAAGcgaggggcagaaagagagagggggagaaaagatgGGGTGAGAGACCTAGTTTCACTTTTCAGATAATTTGTCATTCTCTTGAGATTCAGTGTCTCATTGAAGGAGCAGAACAGTGAGGGCACTCGTCTCACTGACTAAATAACATAAAAACATTCTGCCTGCTCCAAAGCACTGGTTGGgcaactttttttgttttgtgattaCGTACTGTTTTGTGATATACGATGGTAATGCCCTATATTGGCCAACGTAATCATATATATTTcttttaaataaatgaaatctGTTAAGAAAAAAACGTTGGCCTATAGCGCGAAAACGCATGCTACAACTGTACAAATCATGACAAGAGATAATGTTTTTGAAACACTGGACAGAGACTACTATAAGTGCCTTTCTGGTGGAGCTTCAGCATGAAACAAGTTTGTTTGCGTCTGTCTGcatgtaacgatgtgcgctgagagtcgggaagcaagttcagggagtgagtgatttAATCAATAAACAAAACGTAATACGAAACACgcacaacgcacagacatgaaacaataatgcctggggaaggaaccaaaggtagtggcatatatagggcaggtaatcaaggaggtgatggagtccaggtgagtctgatgacgcgcaggtgcgcgtaatgatggtgacaggtgtgcaccataacgagcagcctggtgacctagaggctggggagggagcacacgtgacactgcATCTGTGTGGCACGCACATGATGGAGCAAAGTGACAGTCAACTGATGAGGAACGGGCTGTTTTGCTTTAGTGAGTTAAGTTATAAATCATGGGCTAGATAGAAGCAAAGTCTACTGTCTTCAGAACTGGATAATAATGACTATttgcctcatcctcctctcttagtATTGTTTGTTCAATCTCTTGATCCCTCATAAATCTGTGATTGAGAATAGCCTATGTGTcacatatactccctctccggcctctagttcattaggctgctgattatcccgcacacctgtcaccatcgtcttgcGCGCCagcacctcatgacactcacctggactccatcacctccttgattatcttccctatatctgtcactccccttggttctttcctcaggtgttattgactcggTTTCATggcggtgcgttgtttgtgtttcatgttttgtttattaattaaaacactcactccctgaacttgcttcctgactctcagcgcattCCTTATACTATGCCTAGGCCtgtagacgggttggttgtttagcaacaaaaccaatgagtgcgcaactatggggcaaaacagacagggttggcttagattgacaacatgtaaactatattttgtctccaacgTTTATTTAAAACAGATAAAGTTGCACAATGAGCACCTATTTCTCAAATACGTCGTTACAGTTGTTGGATATCTAACTAGctaatttttgccatattagcataaaCGTGACATCAGtgaaaacacctcaaaacaattCATGCTAttaagaacaagataaaactaacTGAAACGAGCCACTTtaaattccccacatggcagtttgtcattgttgctagctatctgctAGCTACACACGGCCTTCTGCCACATTGAAGCTTGCACATCGTTTCCATGATGTTCTCAGCTAACCTGTCTATAGACTGACTttaattctttttttcttttttttaaagtggcAACTTTAGGACATGGAACTCCATTAGATTCATTCATTGTTTGATCTGGAGAAAGCCATGGATGCATAAAACGCTGAAGTGTAGTGTAGCCTTGCCCAAATTCATATAAATAGCCTAtcgaatggagagagaagggaatttAGGCCTATCCTACATTTATTAAAAGAGCTAGACACAAGATAGTTTAAGATGTTAGTTAaggtattttctgcatatgcattgttctttcgaaggccaatttatttatttatttatttaacctttatttaaccaggtaggcaaattgagaacacgttctcatttacaattgcgacctggccaagataaagca
This window harbors:
- the LOC111980904 gene encoding protein FAM168A isoform X1, with amino-acid sequence MAGGHPTDQFSFLYQPESAQNLKSKGRLSSNMNPVYSPVQPGTPYGNPKNIAYAGYPAGYPQTPTYTPNLYQTGSPGYPQVLLVKQGWPQASGAAGALEGSYDLAMDAGSEGRQYQASAAAFRYTAGTPYKVPPGQSNGAPPPYSPSPNPYQTAMYPIRSAYPQQNLYAQGAYYTQPMYAAQPHVIHHTTVVQPNSIPSALYPAPVQQPRSNGHMAMGMVAGTTMAMSAGTLLTTPQHATQHIGGHPVTLPTYRPQGTPGYSYVPPHW
- the LOC111980904 gene encoding protein FAM168A isoform X3, whose protein sequence is MAGGHPTDQFSFLYQPESAQNLKSKGRLSSNMNPVYSPVQPGTPYGNPKNIAYAGYPAGYPQTPTYTPNLYQTGSPGYPQGYTAGTPYKVPPGQSNGAPPPYSPSPNPYQTAMYPIRSAYPQQNLYAQGAYYTQPMYAAQPHVIHHTTVVQPNSIPSALYPAPVQQPRSNGHMAMGMVAGTTMAMSAGTLLTTPQHATQHIGGHPVTLPTYRPQGTPGYSYVPPHW
- the LOC111980904 gene encoding protein FAM168A isoform X2; this translates as MNPVYSPVQPGTPYGNPKNIAYAGYPAGYPQTPTYTPNLYQTGSPGYPQVLLVKQGWPQASGAAGALEGSYDLAMDAGSEGRQYQASAAAFRYTAGTPYKVPPGQSNGAPPPYSPSPNPYQTAMYPIRSAYPQQNLYAQGAYYTQPMYAAQPHVIHHTTVVQPNSIPSALYPAPVQQPRSNGHMAMGMVAGTTMAMSAGTLLTTPQHATQHIGGHPVTLPTYRPQGTPGYSYVPPHW